The Falco rusticolus isolate bFalRus1 chromosome 15, bFalRus1.pri, whole genome shotgun sequence genome has a segment encoding these proteins:
- the PIEZO1 gene encoding piezo-type mechanosensitive ion channel component 1 isoform X3, with protein MERRALCAGLYWLLLPLALLAACLFRFNVLSLVYLLFLLLLPWFSGPTQHSARGHTSCLLKALLGTSILFLLAHFVFQICLYMLPVLDQLLGPSCSTWEVLARHIGVTRLDLSDIPNSVRLVAPDVGILLVSSLCLCLCRRLVPKAGAAARGRRPESLEPLEQGEEEDVERHGGTADTNTPLSTRLRVTAHWLLWVAGKGLAILLLALAGITLPSASSSVYYLLFVGLCTWWACHLPASRLAFNTLCILVAVYAAGHLVCLYAYQSPFVQGVFPPPTIWARVFGFKDIVLYLNCSRPNALVLNTGHPWPVYANPGILLLLYYTMATLVKLRRLDARRTVAPAQPPARELVELESWPKNSDGIAEDTKPMLSSSTGKPGSDTENCTVHVMGNLPQPGRRRPTERLPLHTLGHVIMNQSYVCALIAMMVWSITYHSWLTFVLLLWACLIWTVRSRHHFAMLCSPFLLLYGIALCSLQYVWCMDLAPELPTRVGFMSLEQLGLVRPKYPCLDLGAKLLLTLTFWLLLRQFVKEKLLTRRCPATPLLEVTISDTEPSRQQDVLKALGDLVRDFYAKYWICVCAGMFIVVSFAGRLVVYKIVYMFLFLLCLTLFQVYYSLWRKVLKGFWWLVVAYTMLVLIAVYTFQFEDFPMYWRNLTGLTNEQLGDLGLEQFSVSELFSSTLIPGFFLLACILQLHYFHRPFMHITDLEHIPAASPPPRAIPRPEELYGSRLLRGAPAAESAETGDSSTVSQAPTKWGLVLERLIVLGWTFSDKLTRGQVFVGRLLELHILKLVALYTVWVALQEVSLMNFLLVLLWAFAMPYCRFRHMASCLSTVWTCIIIVCKMLYQLKIVDPHEYSSNCTQPQQNGTNLSPEELGNSTLYRGPVDPANWFGIRKGYPNLGYIQNHLLVLLLLVFEAVVYRRQEYYRKQEQLVAPVTETIFEDISREHLDHGLGSCAKYFLNYFYYKFGLEICFLMTVNVIGQRMNFMVILHGCWLVVILTRRRRAAIARLWPKYCLFLVVFLLYQYLLCVGMPPALCVDYPWRWSRALPINSALIKWLYLPDFFVPPKSTNLINDFVLLLCAAQQLRVFKAERTEEWLRAAGENSDRLDLARDPHNPTPNFIHCRSYLDMAKVVVFRYLFWFVLVVVFITGATRISLFGLGYLLACFYLLLFGTAMLRKPARARLVLWDCLILYNITVIISKNMLSLLSCVFVQQMQSNFCWVIQLFSLVCTVKGYYDPKEMGKDQDCSLPVEEAGIIWDSICFFFLLLQRRVFLSYYYLHVMLDLQASALQASRGVALFKASVLKSMHSHRQAEKKSLAQLKRQMERIRAKQEKYHQERLPGSGGEGQDEARPVLHSGEYFLFESDSEEEEEAVVPEEPRPGRQSAFQLAYQAWVTNTRTALRQQEQQQPEPPGTEVAAEDSGAREEELQAPEEAEGQEEEEEEGSERGNVVQRVLNTLRFLWVLCRAMVDGLTQWLDACTREHADMSTVLRLERYVLTQRLARGEDVHRGVLDELYLLPPEEPPEEPSPQGAGGTDPQNSIASSRHRGATPTPVGCPLPTGSQEQVTPWGSQEDVAGSRELLALPQNRSRTASELLLSRRLYFPELEESERFYQSHNRFLKLLLAGYRCVAAHSELLCYFIIILNNMVTASVISLFLPILVFLWAMLSIPRPSKRFWMTAIIFTEVMVVVKYLFQFGFFPWNGYAMLVRNEGKPFFPPRILGLEKTDRYIKYDLIQLLALFFHRSLLLSYGLWDHEEDPFPKKKAEAERVEDEEEEERREEAASPPPAVDKEGMEALAEPGTLGAAAGPELEGDAVGQAEEAGATQLRFRRKRRQGKKQPEAAPEEGDGEEEEEEEEEEEEAKQSHAQRKLKAFGLRVKLFFLTMAQNMYRPVRGFFRDILHTQHRAATDVYAFMFLADVVDFIIIVFGFWAFGKHSAAADITSSLSDDQVPEAFLVMLLIQFTTMVIDRALYLRKTVLGKLIFQVILVFSIHLWMFFILPAVTERLFSLNTVAQLWYFVKCIYFSLSAYQIRCGYPTRILGNFLTKKYNHLNLFLFQGFRLVPFLVELRAVMDWVWTDTTLSLSNWMCVEDIYANIFIIKCSRETEKKYPQPKGQKKKKIVKYGMGGLIILFLVAIIWFPLLFMSLVRSVVGVVNHPIDVTVTLKLGGYEPLFTMSAQQQSIQPFTPQDYEALTNQFERQPVAMQFITLYGYEDIVTARIEGSSGSLWSISPPSREQMRRELQNGSSDITLRLTWTFQRDLGKGGTVEHTFDKHTTDLQPGAPQRMELAQLLQGTRDAPVQVPKLFPKYIRAPNGPEANPVKQLLPDGEDSYLDVEVQLKRERAGAGRGGDSFLEWWVVRLKEAPPRDGNILPMVIFNDKVSPPSLGFLAGYGIMGLYVSIVLVIGKFVRGFFSEISHSIMFEELPCVDRILKLCQDIFLVRETGELELEEELYAKLIFLYRSPETMIKWTREKE; from the exons ggggaagaggaggacgTGGAGCGGCACGGTGGCACGGCTGACACGAACACGCCGCTGAGCACCAGGCTGCGGGTGACAGCTCACTGGCTGCTCTGGGTGGCTGGGAAGGGCCTGgccatcctgctgctggcctTGGCTG ggatCACCCTGCCTTCCGCCTCCTCCAGCGTCTACTATCTGCTCTTCGTGGGGCTGTGCACGTGGTGGGCTTGCCACCTCCCCGCCAGCCGCCTTGCCTTCAACACCCTCTGCATCCTTGTCGCCGTCTACGCTGCCGGCCACCTTGTCTGTCTCTATGCCTACCAGTCACCCTTCGTCCAGGGGGTCTTCCCGCCCCCCACCATCTGGGCACG ggTGTTCGGCTTCAAGGACATCGTCCTGTACCTCAACTGCTCCCGGCCCAACGCCCTGGTGCTCAACACTGGCCACCCCTGGCCCGTCTACGCCAACCCCGgcatcctgctcctgctctaCTACACCATGGCCACCCTGGTGAAGCTGCGCCGGCTGGACGCTAgg AGAACCGTGGcgccagcacagccaccagcgAGGGAGTTGGTGGAGCTGGAGAGCTGGCCCAAGAACTCCGATGGCATAGCTGAAGACACCAAG cccatgctgtCCTCCAGCACCGGGAAGCCGGGCAGCGACACTGAGAACTGCACTGTCCACGTCATGGGCAACTTGCCACAGCCGG GCAGGAGGCGTCCAACGGAGCGGCTGCCCCTGCACACCCTGGGCCACGTCATCATGAACCAGAGTTATGTCTGCGCCCTCATCGCCATGATG gtgTGGAGCATCACCTACCACAGCTGGCTGACCTTcgtgctgctgctctgggcatgCCTCATCTGGACGGTGCGCAGCCGGCATCACTTCGCCATGCTCTGCTcgcccttcctcctcctctacGGCATCgctctctgcagcctgcagtACGTCTGGTGCATGGACCTGGCCCCCGAGCTGCCCACCCGTGTCGGCTTCATGAGCCttgagcagctggggctggtgcgCCCCAAATATCCCTGCTTGGACCTGGGGGCTAAG ctcctgctcacCCTCaccttctggctgctgctgcggcAGTTCGTTAAGGAGAAGCTGCTAACGAGGAGGTGCCCAGCCACCCCGCTCCTGGAGGTGACCATCTCGGACACAG agcccagccggCAGCAGGACGTGCTGAAGGCACTGGGGGACCTGGTGCGGGATTTCTACGCCAAATACTGGATCTGCGTCTGTGCCGGCATGTTCATCGTGGTGAGCTTCGCCGGGCGCCTCGTTGTCTACAAGATCGTCTAcatgtttctcttcctcctctgcctcacCCTCTTCCAG GTGTACTACAGCCTGTGGCGCAAGGTGCTGAAGGGCTTTTGGTGGCTGGTGGTGGCATACACCATGCTGGTGCTCATCGCTGTCTACACCTTCCAGTTCGAGGACTTCCCCATGTACTGGAGAAACCTGACAGGCCTCACCAATGAGCA gctgggcgACCTGGGCCTGGAGCAGTTCAGCGTCTCCGAGCTCTTCTCCAGCACCCTCATCCCAGGCTTCTTCCTCCTGGCCTGCATTCTCCAGCTCCATTACTTCCACCGCCCCTTCATGCACATCACTGACCTGGAGCACATCCCCGCTGCCTCTCCGCCACCCCGCGCCATCCCCAG GCCAGAGGAGCTGTATGGGAGCCGGCTGCTGCGGGGTGCACCTGCTGCCGAGAGCGCCGAGACAGGCGACTCCAGCACTGTGTCACAGG CGCCCACCAAAtgggggctggtgctggagcgCCTGATCGTGCTGGGCTGGACCTTCTCGGACAAGCTGACCCGTGGGCAGGTCTTTGTGGGGCGTCTACTGGAGCTCCACATCCTCAAGCTGGTGGCTCTTTACACTGTCTGGGTGGCCCTGCAAGAG GTATCGCTGATGAACTtcttgctggtgctgctgtgggccTTCGCCATGCCCTACTGCCGGTTCCGCCACATGGCCTCCTGCCTCTCCACCGTCTGGACCTGCATCATCATCGTCTGCAAGATGCTCTACCAGCTCAAGATTGTCGACCCCCACGAGTACTCCAGCAACTGCACCCAG CCCCAGCAAAATGGCACCAACCTGAgcccagaggagctgggcaACTCCACGCTGTACCGCGGCCCTGTGGACCCTGCCAACTGGTTCGGCATCCGCAAGGGCTACCCCAACCTGGGCTACATCCAG aaccacctcctggtgctgctgctgctggtgttcgAGGCGGTGGTGTACCGGCGCCAGGAGTACTACCgcaagcaggagcagctggtggccCCCGTCACAGAGACCATCTTTGAGGACATCTCCCGTGAGCACCTCGACCACGGCCTCGGCAGCTGTGCCAAATACTTCCTCAACTATTTCTACTACAAGTTTGGCTTGGAG atCTGCTTCCTGATGACGGTGAATGTGATCGGGCAGCGAATGAACTTCATGGTGATCCTGCACGGCTGCTGGCTGGTCGTCATCCTGACACGGCGCCGGCGGGCGGCCATCGCCCGCCTCTGGCCCAAGTACTGCCTCTTCCTCGTCGTCTTCCTCCTCTACCAGTACCTGCTGTGCGTGGGCATGCCGCCCGCTCTCTGCGTGG ACTATCCATGGCGCTGGAGCCGGGCCCTCCCCATTAACTCGGCGCTCATCAAGTGGCTCTACCTGCCCGACTTCTTCGTGCCCCCCAAATCCACCAACCTCATCA ATGACTTCGTGCTGCTGCTGTGCGCGGCCCAGCAGTTGCGGGTGTTCAAGGCCGAGCGCACCGAGGAGTGGCTGCGTGCAGCTGGCGAGAACAGCGACCGGCTCGACCTGGCCCGGGACCCCCACAATCCCACGCCCAACTTCATCCACTGCCG GTCATACCTGGACATGGCGAAGGTGGTGGTCTTCCGCTACCTTTTCTGGTTTGTCCTGGTGGTGGTCTTCATCACCGGGGCTACCCGCATCAGCCTCTTTGGCCTTGGCTACCTGCTGGCCTGCTTCTACCTCCTCCTCTTCGGCACTGCCATGCTGCGCAAACCAGCACGGGCTCGCCTCGTGCTCTGGGACTGCCTCATCCTCTACAACATCACCGTCATCATCTCCAAAAACATGCTGTCG ctcctctcctgcGTCTTCGTGCAACAGATGCAGAGCAACTTCTGCTGGGTGATCCAGCTCTTCAGCCTGGTCTGCACCGTCAAGGGCTACTATGACC ccaaGGAGATGGGCAAGGACCAGGACTGCTCGCTGCCCGTGGAGGAGGCGGGCATCATCTGGGACAGcatctgcttcttcttcctcctgctccagcgCCGCGTCTTCCTCAGCTACTACTACTTACATGTTATGCTGGACCTCCAAGCCTCTGCCCTGCAGGCTTCCAG GGGCGTCGCACTGTTCAAGGCCAGTGTCCTGAAGAGCATGCACTCCCACCGGCAAGCTGAGAAGAAGTCGCTGGCCCAGCTGAAACGGCA GATGGAGCGGATCCGAGCCAAGCAGGAGAAGTACCACCAGGAGCGGCTGCCCGGCAGTGGTGGCGAGGGGCAGGATGAGGCCAGGCCAG tgctgcattCAGGGGAATACTTCCTCTTCGAGTCGgacagtgaggaggaggaggaggcggtgGTGCCAGAGGAGCCACGGCCGGGCAGGCAGAGTGCCTTCCAG ctcgCCTACCAGGCCTGGGTGACCAACACCAGGACGGCACTgcggcagcaggagcagcagcagccagagccaccCGGTACCGAGGTCGCTGCAG AGGACAGCGGAGCGAGAGAGGAAGAGTTGCAGGCACCCGAAGAGGCTGAAggccaggaggaagaggaggaggaaggctcaG AGCGGGGCAACGTGGTGCAGCGCGTGCTGAACACCCTGCGGTTCCTGTGGGTGCTGTGCCGGGCCATGGTGGACGGGCTGACCCAGTGGCTGGACGCCTGCACCCGGGAGCACGCTGACATGTCCACCGTCCTGCGCCTCGAGAGATACGTCCTCACACAGCGGCTGGCCAGG GGAGAGGATGTGCACCGCGGGGTCCTGGATGAGCTCTACCTGCTGCCGCCGGAGGAGCCCCCAGAGGAGCCAAGCccacagggggctgggggtaCAGACCCCCAGAACAGCATCGCTTCCAG CAGGCACCGAGGAGCTACCCCCACCCCAGTGGGATGCCCGCTTCCCactggcagccaggagcaggtGACACCCTGGGGGTCCCAGGAGGATGTGGCAGGGTCTCGGGAGCTCCTGGCCCTTCCCCAGAACCGCAGCCGGACAGCCAGTGAGCTCCTCCTGAGCAG GCGGCTGTACTTCCCCGAGCTGGAGGAGTCGGAGCGGTTTTATCAATCCCACAACCGGttcctgaagctgctgctggccggGTACCGCTGCGTGGCTGCCCACTCCGAGCTGCTCTGCTACTTCATCATCATCCTCAACAACATGGTGACTGCCTCCGTCATCTCGCTCTTCCTGCCCATCCTCGTCTTCCTCTGGGCCATGCTCTCCATCCCCCGGCCCAGCAAGCGCTTCTGGATGACCGCCATCATCTTCACTGAG gtgatggtggtggtgaaaTACCTCTTCCAGTTTGGGTTCTTCCCCTGGAATGGCTACGCCATGCTGGTGCGCAACGAGGGCAAGCCCTTCTTCCCACCCCGCATCCTGGGCTTGGAGAAGACTGACCGGTACATCAAGTATGACCTCATCCAGCTCCTGGCGCTCTTCTTCCATcgctccctgctgctg TCCTATGGGTTGTGGGACCACGAGGAGGACCCCTTCCCCAAGAAGAAGGCAGAGGCGGAGCGGGTagaggatgaggaagaggaggagaggcgGGAGGAAGCAGCATCCCCGCCGCCCGCAGTGGACAAGGAAGGGATGGAGGCGCTGGCAGAGCCAGGGACACTGGGTGCAGCCGCGGGGCCGGAGTTGGAGGGCGATGCcgtggggcaggcagaggaggctGGGGCCACGCAGCTCCGCTTCAGGAGGAAGAGGCGGCAGGGGAAGAAGCAGCCAGAGGCAGCTCCGGAGGAAG gggatggggaggaggaggaggaggaggaagaggaggaggaagaagcaaaacaGAGCCACGCTCAGAGGAAGCTGAAGGCGTTTGGGCTGCGGGTCAAGCTCTTTTTCCTCACCAT GGCACAGAACATGTACCGGCCGGTGCGCGGGTTCTTCCGGGACATCCTGCACACCCAGCACCGGGCAGCCACCGACGTCTACGCCTTCATGTTCCTGGCAGATGTGGTTGACTTCATCATCATCGTCTTCGGCTTCTGGGCCTTCGGG AAACACTCGGCAGCTGCCGACATCACCTCCTCGCTGTCGGATGACCAAGTGCCGGAGGCCTTCCTGGTCATGCTGCTCATCCAGTTCACCACCATGGTCATCGACCGTGCGCTCTACCTCCGCAAGACTGTGCTGGGCAAGCTCATCTTCCAGGTCATCCTGGTGTTCAGCATCCACCTCTGGATGTTCTTCATCCTGCCAGCCGTCACCGAAAG GTTGTTCAGCCTCAACACGGTGGCCCAGCTGTGGTACTTTGTGAAGTGCATCTACTTCTCGCTGTCAGCCTACCAGATCCGCTGCGGCTACCCTACCCGCATCCTGGGCAACTTCCTCACCAAGAAATACAACCACCTCAACCTCTTCCTCTTCCAGGG GTTTCGCCTCGTGCCCTTCTTGGTGGAACTGAGGGCTGTCATGGACTGGGTCTGGACAGACACCACGCTGTCCCTCTCCAACTGGATGTGCGTGGAGGACATCTACGCCAACATCTTCATCATCAAGTGCAGCCGTGAGACGGAGAAG AAATACCCCCAGCCCAAGGggcagaagaagaagaagattGTGAAGTATGGCATGGGGGGCCTCATCATCCTCTTCCTGGTGGCCATCATCTGGTTCCCGCTGCTCTTCATGTCGCTGGTGCGCTCCGTGGTGGGCGTTGTGAACCACCCCATCGACGTCACCGTCACCCTCAAGCTGGGGGGGTATGAG CCACTGTTCACCATGAGTGCCCAGCAGCAATCCATCCAGCCCTTCACCCCCCAGGACTATGAAGCCCTCACCAACCAGTTTGAAAGGCAACCG GTGGCCATGCAGTTCATCACGCTGTACGGCTACGAGGACATTGTGACGGCCCGCATCGAGGGCAGCTCGGGCTCGCTCTGGAGCATCAGCCCCCCCAGCCGGGAGCAGATGCGGCGGGAGCTGCAGAACGGCTCATCCGACATCACCCTCCGCCTCACCTGGACCTTCCAGAG GGACCTGGGCAAGGGGGGCACGGTGGAGCACACCTTCGACAAGCACACCACCGACCTGCAGCCCGGCGCGCCCCAGCGCATGGAGTtggcccagctgctgcagggcacccGCGACGCGCCTGT GCAAGTGCCCAAACTCTTCCCCAAATACATCCGGGCACCCAATGGCCCTGAAGCCAACCCCGtcaagcagctgctgccag ATGGGGAGGACAGCTACCTGGATGTGGAGGTGCAGCTGAAACGGGAGCGTGCGGGTGCCGGCCGAGGAGGTGACAGCTTCTTGGAGTGGTGGGTGGTGCGGCTGAAAGAGGCCCCCCCTCGTGATGGCAACATCCTCCCCATGGTCATCTTCAACGATAAAgtcagcccccccagcctgggttTCTTGGCTGGCTACGG GATCATGGGGCTGTACGTCTCCATCGTGCTGGTGATCGGGAAGTTTGTGCGGGGTTTCTTCAGCGAGATCTCGCACTCCATCATGTTCGAGGAGCTGCCCTGTGTGGACCGCATCCTGAAGCTGTGCCAGGACATCTTTCTGGTGCGGGAGACGGgtgagctggagctggaggaggagctcTACGCCAAGCTCATCTTCCTCTACCGCTCCCCCGAGACCATGATCAAGTGGACGCGGGAGAAGGAGTAA